One window of Bacteroidota bacterium genomic DNA carries:
- a CDS encoding segregation/condensation protein A, translated as MGAVALQDTYRIELPIFEGPFDLLLFFIERDELDVHDIPISRITRDFLDYMHQMDVLNMDVASEFILVAGTLMRIKSRMLLPRPVINEQGEVEDPRRELVDRLLEYKRYKSVQDALHKMEEDGAMMYKREFAKKEEKLFIDADSAEEELNHIDLYTIMRAYKRVVARHEERLARPTHVIRAYPYTVEQVKGRILSMIAEKEKIDFVSFILEQPDKIYCVFTFLSILEMAQIGQISLVVGQGYNNFWICRPETQQAA; from the coding sequence ATGGGAGCTGTCGCCCTTCAAGATACATATCGCATCGAATTGCCCATTTTTGAGGGGCCTTTTGACCTGTTGCTGTTTTTCATCGAGCGCGACGAATTGGATGTCCATGACATTCCGATCAGCCGCATCACCCGTGATTTCCTCGACTACATGCATCAGATGGACGTCCTGAACATGGATGTCGCCTCCGAATTCATCTTGGTGGCTGGAACCCTGATGCGCATCAAGTCGCGCATGTTGCTGCCACGCCCCGTCATCAACGAGCAAGGTGAGGTCGAGGACCCCCGTCGTGAATTGGTGGACCGTCTCCTCGAATACAAACGCTACAAAAGCGTGCAGGATGCGCTCCACAAAATGGAGGAAGACGGCGCAATGATGTACAAGCGGGAATTTGCCAAGAAAGAAGAGAAACTGTTCATCGATGCCGACAGCGCTGAAGAAGAGCTGAACCATATCGACCTCTACACGATCATGCGTGCGTACAAGCGCGTGGTTGCACGCCACGAGGAGCGTTTGGCGCGCCCGACCCACGTGATCCGCGCCTACCCCTACACCGTCGAGCAAGTCAAAGGGCGCATCCTCTCGATGATCGCCGAAAAGGAGAAGATCGATTTCGTGAGCTTCATCCTGGAACAACCGGATAAAATCTATTGCGTCTTCACATTCCTGAGCATCCTTGAAATGGCCCAAATCGGGCAGATTTCTTTGGTGGTCGGCCAAGGCTACAACAATTTCTGGATTTGCCGTCCGGAAACGCAGCAGGCTGCTTGA
- a CDS encoding DUF998 domain-containing protein produces the protein MTKAYSFEKISAICGIVGCLCMLACVWITMVPYVGMYNEAYSTANHFISELGDRRYSELQVVFNFGLMGSSSLLVVFGLGFAQFFSGWKRIVNSLLGLVTGVSCFLVGFFPEDQLRPHLLVAMIFFHSALVLVFLNTAFTLFAKQPVLPKWTAALGFLTALAFAAFVISPSDLLRTWIASPKTFIRPQVWIQPILEWACFYSILLWILTVAVLILLGKIKGSKV, from the coding sequence ATGACCAAAGCATATTCATTCGAAAAGATCAGTGCCATCTGCGGAATCGTGGGTTGCCTCTGCATGCTGGCTTGCGTCTGGATCACGATGGTGCCTTATGTCGGGATGTACAATGAGGCGTATTCGACGGCGAATCACTTCATTTCAGAGCTGGGTGACCGGCGGTATTCCGAATTACAGGTGGTTTTCAATTTCGGTTTGATGGGTAGCAGCAGCCTGCTTGTGGTCTTCGGGCTGGGCTTTGCGCAGTTTTTCTCGGGTTGGAAAAGAATCGTCAACAGCCTGCTCGGCTTGGTGACGGGCGTATCGTGCTTTTTGGTGGGATTTTTTCCTGAAGATCAATTGCGCCCACACCTCTTGGTGGCGATGATCTTCTTCCACAGTGCCTTGGTGCTCGTTTTTCTCAATACGGCATTCACCTTGTTTGCCAAGCAACCTGTTCTTCCGAAGTGGACCGCAGCACTTGGCTTCCTGACTGCGCTCGCCTTTGCCGCATTTGTGATTTCGCCAAGTGACCTTTTGCGCACCTGGATTGCAAGCCCCAAAACATTCATTCGGCCGCAAGTTTGGATCCAACCGATTTTGGAATGGGCCTGCTTTTATTCGATTTTGCTTTGGATTTTGACCGTGGCGGTGTTGATCTTGCTCGGAAAAATCAAGGGATCCAAGGTTTGA
- a CDS encoding SDR family NAD(P)-dependent oxidoreductase: MGQPTTVLILGANSDVAKEMLRIYVQRGDFVIAASRNTTELQAFAAQNKLPQANVDIRFWDAVDFASHRAFYEGLPAKPQIVVYAAGFQVHQDQAMVDWQGTYQMMNVHYAGAVSMLNLVVMDPKNDRLEQIIGLSSLSGVRGRKSNFVYGSTKAAFSTYLAGLRQHLAPRKVKVNAIVAGYIRSKMTAGLNLPESLILEPAFVASAAVKAGSKRTVVPGWKWKIIYRILKWLPEALVSKLP, encoded by the coding sequence ATGGGACAACCTACAACGGTTCTCATTCTCGGCGCCAACTCCGATGTGGCCAAGGAAATGCTGCGGATTTACGTGCAGCGGGGAGACTTTGTGATTGCTGCCTCTCGCAATACCACGGAATTGCAGGCATTCGCCGCTCAAAATAAATTGCCGCAGGCCAACGTCGACATCCGCTTCTGGGATGCCGTAGACTTTGCGAGCCACCGGGCCTTTTACGAAGGCTTGCCTGCGAAACCTCAAATTGTGGTCTATGCAGCCGGATTCCAAGTGCACCAAGACCAAGCCATGGTCGATTGGCAAGGCACCTATCAAATGATGAACGTGCATTATGCAGGGGCGGTTTCCATGCTGAACTTGGTGGTGATGGACCCCAAGAATGACCGTTTGGAACAAATCATCGGCTTGTCATCCCTGTCGGGCGTGCGCGGGCGAAAAAGCAATTTCGTTTATGGCAGCACCAAGGCCGCCTTTTCGACGTACCTCGCCGGACTCCGGCAACATCTCGCGCCGCGCAAGGTCAAGGTCAATGCCATCGTCGCGGGCTATATCCGCAGCAAAATGACCGCAGGACTGAATTTGCCGGAATCCTTAATCTTGGAGCCAGCTTTTGTCGCAAGCGCTGCTGTCAAGGCAGGGAGCAAACGTACTGTGGTGCCCGGGTGGAAATGGAAAATCATTTACCGCATCCTCAAATGGTTGCCAGAGGCATTGGTCTCGAAATTGCCTTGA